In Castanea sativa cultivar Marrone di Chiusa Pesio chromosome 6, ASM4071231v1, a single window of DNA contains:
- the LOC142641057 gene encoding receptor-like protein 46 → MAKLLSLLIMFVLFIFFFFFFTPTLSCPPECQKQALLQFTVPLSNLTDDELKSWNSSSDGCLFPFVKCSSSNVVEIDLGDMSYWQRPWRVSTSTVLTPLFHIRTLTKLDLSVNGIQGELPRDGFANLSKLEELYFWGNYFNGSLPSQLFQLRFLQFLDLSDNSFHGNIPPEIGNMTKLSGLSFGENIFFGEIPTSIVSLKKLRGLALSSNSLSLEIPIDFGNLSNIDDLDLSYNSLTGTIPSSIQNLKKMDILNFINNLLSGEFPSCLFDMKNLTSLLIGGNNLTWSNSAKIVPKFTVSELSLKSCGLEGKIPDWISTQKTLAYLDLSENQLEGMFPEWLVEMKVDHIFLSDNSLTGTLPPQLFGSNLEVLSLSRNNFYGKLPGNISNATGLVALMLDGNNFSGKLPKFISNIDLYLLDLSNNKFSSNTLPDFSSNKLLRIIDLSSNEFSGDISTNFSQKTSFLSLGKNKFTSFPRNLSNMSNLKYLGIHDNKITGELSNSICQISNLQILILRNNSLQGSIPDCIFNLTSLQILDLSINHLVGKIPTNHGNLTGMIETPGEIFSNLVSCEYQVLDMLENWNKAKRVLSFKTHDLIVNWKMSIQGLSFDNLKGYSLLDLSMNHLSGEIPASLGSLKALKIFNISHNNLFGRIPANLGDLENLESLDLSHNNLSGSIPQSIANLLQLTIFYVSNNKLKGKIPEGSQMDTMNNPDSYANNSGLCGMQIHVPCSEHLSPTKPPKLKSKETWFSWEGLEIGYAVGFFVAVGISYLSNPCKTFNYCSQQRRQRV, encoded by the coding sequence ATGGCAAAACTCCTCAGCCTACTAATAATGTTTGtacttttcatcttcttcttcttcttcttcaccccTACTCTCTCTTGTCCTCCTGAATGTCAAAAACAAGCCCTTCTTCAGTTTACAGTCCCTCTCTCCAATCTTACTGATGATGAATTAAAATCATGGAATTCCAGCTCTGATGGTTGTTTGTTCCCCTTTGTCAAGTGTAGTTCGAGCAATGTGGTTGAAATAGATCTGGGGGATATGAGCTATTGGCAGAGACCATGGCGAGTGTCGACTTCCACCGTCTTGACACCGCTATTTCACATTCGAACCTTGACAAAGCTTGACTTGTCCGTCAACGGAATACAAGGAGAATTGCCACGCGACGGCTTTGCCAATCTAAGCAAATTAGAGGAGCTTTATTTCTGGGGCAATTACTTCAATGGCTCCCTTCCTTCTCAACTTTTTCAATTGAGGtttcttcaatttcttgatTTGTCTGACAATTCTTTCCATGGAAATATCCCCCCGGAGATAGGGAATATGACAAAGTTGAGCGGCTTGTCTTTTggagaaaacattttctttggTGAAATTCCAACCTCGATCGTGAGTTTGAAGAAATTGAGAGGATTGGCCCTAAGCTCCAATTCATTGTCATTGGAAATTCCTATTGATTTTGGCAATCTATCTAACATAGACGATTTGGACTTGAGCTACAACAGTCTCACAGGTACAATCCCATCATCCATacagaatttgaaaaaaatggatATACTCAACTTTATAAACAACTTGCTCAGTGGAGAATTCCCATCCTGCTTGTTCGATATGAAGAACTTGACGAGTCTTCTTATCGGTGGCAATAATCTCACTTGGAGTAACAGTGCAAAGATAGTGCCAAAGTTTACGGTATCCGAGTTGTCTCTGAAATCCTGTGGTCTTGAAGGAAAAATTCCTGATTGGATTTCTACACAGAAGACTCTTGCATATTTGGACTTGAGTGAGAATCAGCTAGAAGGAATGTTCCCAGAATGGCTTGTTGAAATGAAAGTCGATCATATATTTCTGTCAGACAATAGTCTAACAGGTACTCTCCCACCTCAACTTTTTGGCTCTAATCTAGAAGTTCTTTCCTTGTCTCGGAACAACTTTTATGGAAAACTGCCAGGCAACATTAGTAATGCCACTGGACTCGTGGCTCTTATGTTGGATGGCAACAATTTTTCAGGGAAGCTTCCTAAATTCATCTCCAACATTGATCTTTATTTACTGGACTTGTCGAACAACAAATTTTCAAGCAACACCCTACCAGATTTTAGCTCCAATAAACTTCTCCGAATCATTGATTTATCTTCAAATGAATTCTCAGGTGACATTTCAACAAACTTTtcccaaaaaacttcatttctCTCATTgggaaaaaataagtttactAGCTTCCCTAGAAATCTTTCTAATATGAGCAACCTTAAATACCTAGGCATCCATGACAACAAAATCACAGGTGAATTGTCAAATTCTATCTGTCAAATATCCAACCTTCAAATTCTAATTTTACGGAACAATTCCCTTCAAGGTTCAATTCCTGATTGTATTTTCAATCTTACTAGCCTCCAAATTCTTGATCTGTCGATCAACCATCTTGTTGGAAAAATCCCTACAAATCATGGAAATCTTACTGGTATGATTGAAACGCCTGGAGAAATTTTTTCTAATCTTGTCTCTTGTGAATACCAAGTTcttgatatgcttgaaaattGGAACAAGGCAAAACGTGTTTTGTCATTCAAAACTCATGATCTGATTGTGAATTGGAAGATGTCAATACAAGGTTTGTCATTTGACAACCTCAAGGGCTATTCCTTGTTAGACTTGTCAATGAACCACCTTTCTGGTGAAATTCCAGCTTCATTAGGAAGTCTGAAGGCtctaaaaattttcaacatcTCACATAACAACCTTTTTGGAAGAATACCAGCTAATCTTGGTGATTTAGAGAATCTAGAGAGTTTGGACTTGTCACACAATAATCTATCGGGCTCTATTCCACAATCCATAGCAAATCTGTTACAATTGactattttttatgtgagtAACAACAAACTCAAAGGTAAGATTCCAGAAGGTAGCCAAATGGATACAATGAATAATCCAGATAGTTATGCCAACAACAGTGGATTGTGTGGAATGCAAATTCACGTGCCATGCTCAGAACATCTATCGCCAACAAAACCACCAAAGCTTAAGAGTAAGGAAACATGGTTCTCATGGGAAGGACTGGAGATTGGATATGCAGTTGGCTTCTTTGTAGCAGTGGGAATCTCATATCTAAGTAATCCCTGCAAAACCTTCAATTATTGCAGTCAACAAAGAAGGCAAAGGgtataa
- the LOC142641061 gene encoding altered inheritance of mitochondria protein 32-like, with product MARRDREEALTFTNPSSSSSPLTVSDPLDAEFGFSRPDFRTSQLAGSVEFYRRHVFLCYKNPQVWPSKIEASEFDQVPRLLFAAVMARKADMNKETRLTICEGHDGAKTSNGDVLIFPDMIRYRRLTHFNVDSFVEEVLVKNGEWLPRTPERLKGSYVFVCCHGSRDRRCGVCGPALISRFKEEIELHGVQSTVFISPCSHLGGHKYAGNVIVFGSKINGEVTGHWYGYVSPEDVPVLLEQHILKGEIVDWLWRGEMGFLEEEQKKSQEIRIKLNGKTDVGKNSEELSQTPKSEDTAASRSQLEVKGCCQGNGNSYCCQNPVFPKKLENLDANVGAANVISDKNSSKELNSGIKSLL from the exons ATGGCTCGCAGAGACAGAGAAGAAGCTCTGACATTCACAAACccatcatcatcctcttctCCACTCACAGTGTCAGACCCACTTGATGCTGAGTTCGGTTTCTCTCGCCCGGACTTCAGGACGAGTCAACTCGCTGGGTCAGTCGAGTTCTACCGGCGCCATGTCTTCCTTTGCTACAAAAACCCCCAGGTTTGGCCCTCCAAAATCGAGGCCTCCGAATTCGATCAGGTTCCCAGGTTGCTCTTTGCTGCTGTCATGGCTAGGAAGGCTGATATGAACAAAGAG ACCCGCTTGACAATATGTGAGGGACATGATGGAGCTAAGACATCAAATGGGGATGTATTAATCTTTCCAGACATGATAAGATACAG GAGATTGACCCACTTTAATGTTGATTCATTTGTCGAGGAAGTGCTTGTGAAGAATGGTGAATGGCTTCCTAGAACTCCTGAAAGATTAAAGGGTTCCTATGTTTTTGTATGTTGTCATGGGTCACGAGATCGACGTTGTGGAGTTTGTGGACCTGCCTTGATTAGTAGATTCAAAGAAGAGATAGAATTACATGGGGTTCAAAGTACAGTTTTTATTAGCCCATGCTCACACCTTGGGGGGCATAAGTATGCAGGAAATGTTATCGTATTTGGATCAAAAATCAATGGAGAAGTCACTGGGCATTG GTATGGATATGTCTCTCCAGAGGATGTACCCGTATTGCTTGAGCAACATattttgaaaggagaaattgtagATTGGCTGTGGAG GGGTGAGATGGGATTCTTGGAAGAGGAACAGAAGAAATCCCAAGAAATAAGGATCAAGTTGAATGGTAAGACAGATGTTGGGAAAAACTCTGAAGAACTATCACAAACGCCTAAGAGTGAGGACACTGCTGCTAGTCGATCTCAACTTGAGGTAAAGGGATGTTGCCAGGGAAATGGAAACTCATACTGCTGCCAAAACCCTGTGTTTCCTAAAAAGCTAGAGAATCTAGATGCCAATGTGGGTGCAGCAAATGTGATTTCTGATAAAAATAGCAGCAAGGAACTAAACTCCGGGATCAAAAGCCTACTTTAG
- the LOC142641059 gene encoding WEB family protein At5g55860 — translation MGTKDHQNATDSPNTKAEVGEIDTSAPFQSVKDAVNLFGEGAFSGEKPAIKKAKPHSAERVLAKETHLLLAQKELNKLKEQLKNAETTKAQAFVELEKAKITVEGLTQKLTSLSESRESAVKATEAAKNQAKELEESNSGQPIGTNGAWKQDLETAREQYMIVITELDAAKQELRKIRQGCDESLEAKVAALKQAAEAEGAVKANMEKTGELSKEISTIQESIVHVKLAASQAQEEQANIFTEKDVQRQSYKASLEESSKNLLALKKELDPELTKNMEAQLTNTMNEIEALQKQMENAKASDLDSVRTVTSELDDAKGSLQKVAEEESTLRSLAEALKVELENVKKEHSELKAKEAETESIAVNLHVKLQKVKSELEACLGEELKARGASEDMISALNQLSSETENERREAEEMKTKAEELKKEADTTKIALEEAEKKLRVALEEAEEAKAAEASALDRIRALSERTTAARASTSESGANITISREEYESLSRKVEESDTLAEMKVAAAMAQVEAVKASENEALKKLEATEKEIQDMKAATEEALKRAEMAEAAKRAVEGEMRRWREKEQKKAAEAASRILAETEMSSESSPLHYKVQKQIQSAKQNQPTKIIEARKLEKKTTVSKKVLLPNISGIFHRKKNQIEGASPSYLPGEKPV, via the exons ATGGGTACAAAAGACCATCAAAATGCAACTGACTCTCCTAATACTAAAGCAGAGGTGGGAGAGATAGACACCAGCGCACCTTTTCAATCTGTTAAAGATGCTGTCAACCTATTTGGTGAAGGTGCTTTCTCGGGGGAAAAACCTGCCATCAAGAAGGCAAAACCTCATTCTGCAGAG AGAGTACTGGCCAAGGAGACCCATCTTCTCTTGGCTCAGAAAGAGCTGAACAAGTTAAAGGAACAACTAAAGAATGCTGAAACCACTAAGGCCCAAGCCTTTGTAGAGCTTGAAAAGGCTAAAATAACAGTTGAGGGTTTGACTCAGAAGTTGACTTCACTTAGTGAATCCAGGGAATCAGCAGTCAAGGCAACAGAAGCTGCAAAGAATCAGGCAAAGGAGCTTGAAGAATCAAACTCTGGCCAACCTATTGGAACTAATGGTGCTTGGAAGCAAGACTTAGAAACTGCAAGAGAACAGTACATGATAGTGATTACTGAACTTGATGCTGCAAAGCAAGAATTAAGGAAAATCCGTCAGGGCTGTGATGAGTCCTTGGAAGCGAAAGTTGCTGCCTTAAAGCAAGCAGCAGAAGCCGAAGGTGCAGTGAAAGCAAACATGGAGAAAACTGGTGAGCTTTCCAAGGAAATTTCAACTATACAGGAATCAATTGTACATGTGAAGCTTGCAGCTTCACAAGCCCAAGAAGAACAAGCAAATATTTTTACTGAAAAGGATGTTCAAAGACAGTCATATAAAGCTAGTCTGGAGGAGTCATCAAAGAACTTGCTTGCTTTGAAGAAAGAGTTGGATCCTGAACTCACCAAAAATATGGAAGCACAACTGACCAATACAATGAATGAAATTGAGGCTCTGCaaaagcaaatggaaaatgCAAAGGCTTCGGATTTGGATTCTGTGAGAACTGTCACTTCAGAgttggatgatgctaaggggTCACTACAGAAGGTCGCAGAAGAGGAAAGTACCCTTCGAAGCTTGGCAGAAGCTCTCAAGGTGGAGCTGGAGAATGTGAAAAAAGAGCATTCTGAACTGAAGGCAAAGGAAGCAGAAACAGAGTCTATTGCTGTAAATCTGCATGTCAAGCTTCAGAAAGTTAAATCTGAGCTTGAAGCATGCCTTGGGGAAGAATTGAAAGCAAGAGGTGCTTCTGAGGATATGATCTCAGCACTTAACCAGCTTTCTTCTGAAACTGAAAATGAACGCCGAGAAGCAGAAGAGATGAAAACTAAAGCAGAGGAGTTGAAGAAAGAAGCTGACACTACCAAAATTGCATTAGAAGAAGCAGAAAAGAAGCTGAGAGTTGCTTTGGAAGAAGCTGAAGAAGCAAAAGCAGCAGAGGCAAGTGCCCTTGATCGGATTAGGGCCTTGTCTGAGAGAACTACTGCTGCACGTGCCTCAACTTCTGAGTCAGGTGCCAATATCACAATATCGAGGGAAGAATATGAGTCCTTGAGCCGTAAAGTTGAGGAGTCTGACACATTAGCAGAAATGAAAGTGGCTGCTGCCATGGCTCAGGTAGAAGCTGTGAAGGCTAGTGAAAATGAGGCCCTCAAGAAGTTAGAAGCAACTGAGAAGGAGATTCAAGATATGAAAGCTGCAACTGAGGAGGCTCTTAAGAGGGCAGAGATGGCTGAAGCAGCCAAGAGGGCAGTGGAGGGAGAGATGCGGCGGTGGCGCgagaaagaacaaaagaagGCAGCTGAGGCTGCATCTCGGATTTTGGCAGAAACAGAGATGTCGTCAGAGTCATCCCCACTCCACTATAAGGTTCAAAAGCAAATCCAATCAGCAAAGCAAAACCAACCAACAAAAATTATTGAGGCTCGGAAGTTGGAGAAGAAGACTACTGTTTCAAAGAAAGTACTTTTACCTAATATCAGTGGCATCTTTCACAGGAAAAAGAATCAGATTGAGGGTGCATCTCCTTCGTATCTACCTGGTGAGAAGCCtgtgtga